One window of Nymphaea colorata isolate Beijing-Zhang1983 chromosome 11, ASM883128v2, whole genome shotgun sequence genomic DNA carries:
- the LOC116264544 gene encoding myb-related protein 315-like — protein MGHRCCSKQKVKRGLWSPEEDEKLIKYVTTHGHGCWSSVPKHAGLQRCGKSCRLRWINYLRPDLKRGSFTAQEERTIIDVHRILGNRWAQIAKHLPGRTDNEVKNFWNSCIKKKLMAQGLDPKTHKLFPSHNPCNTNPNLHHHHHNLSSANIPQTAIHINENPNNTIILNFPIQEAPNVLGSIVEPQIAVQGDVLNNHTTGMLWDVNRQQRRTVSSSSMVEPSGFAASTSSNCYDAFVQEGNLVWKDSSSMWMGGGAQKPEIGEREKQQLQQQVHQQEHQQQTEVLVPISTEMSKLYEMDLSEQNLYNGTSNYDVDFMASPMLPSGMLYCGEGSNMISSDQQVWH, from the exons ATGGGCCATCGCTGTTGCAGCAAGCAGAAGGTGAAGAGAGGATTGTGGTCTCCAGAGGAGGACGAAAAGCTGATCAAGTACGTGACCACTCATGGCCATGGCTGCTGGAGCTCCGTCCCCAAACATGcag GCCTTCAAAGATGTGGAAAAAGTTGCAGGTTAAGATGGATAAATTACCTTCGGCCTGACCTGAAGAGGGGCTCATTTACTGCTCAGGAAGAGAGAACCATCATCGATGTACATAGGATTCTAGGGAACAG ATGGGCTCAGATAGCAAAACATCTACCTGGAAGAACAGATAATGAGGTGAAGAACTTTTGGAATTCGTGCATTAAGAAGAAGCTTATGGCTCAAGGCTTGGACCCAAAAACGCACAAACTTTTCCCCTCACATAACCCATGCAACACGAACCCCAATcttcatcaccaccaccacaacCTCTCTTCCGCAAACATCCCTCAAACTGCCATCCACATCAATGAAAACCCTAACAACACAATCATCTTGAACTTCCCAATTCAGGAAGCCCCAAACGTTCTTGGTTCCATTGTAGAGCCTCAGATTGCTGTTCAAGGCGACGTGTTGAACAACCACACCACCGGCATGCTTTGGGACGTCAACAGGCAACAGAGAAGAACCGTGTCGTCTTCTTCAATGGTTGAACCATCCGGGTTTGCAGCATCCACTTCATCAAACTGCTACGATGCATTTGTTCAAGAAGGCAATCTGGTGTGGAAAGATAGCAGCTCTATGTGGATGGGCGGTGGTGCCCAAAAGCCTGAAATAGGGGAAAGGGAGAAGCAGCAGCTGCAGCAGCAAGTACACCAACAAGAGCACCAACAACAGACCGAAGTTCTGGTTCCCATATCAACAGAGATGTCAAAACTCTATGAAATGGATTTGAGCGAGCAGAATCTCTACAATGGTACCTCAAACTATGATGTTGATTTCATGGCCTCACCCATGTTACCAAGTGGGATGTTGTATTGTGGTGAAGGAAGTAACATGATCTCCAGTGATCAACAGGTTTGGCATTGA